The Coffea arabica cultivar ET-39 chromosome 2c, Coffea Arabica ET-39 HiFi, whole genome shotgun sequence genome includes the window GCTTCCAACGGCACCGTCAACTTCACCTTCTTCCAGTACGTGACCGTCACCAACCCCAACCGGGACGAGTTCACCCATTACGACAGCTCCCTGCAGCTGGTCTATTTCGGGCAGCCCGTCGGCCTGGTGTTCATTCCCGCCGGCAAGATCCAGGGCGGCCGGGCCCAGCACATGTCTGCTAAGTTCAACGTTCAGTCTTACCCTTTGCCGCCTGCTGTGGCAGCAAGAGTTGGTGACAACCAAGCTGCCGCCGCcgctggtggtggtggtgggggcTCGGTGGGGCCCATGGTGGCAGGCCCCACCATGGAGATAGAGACGAGGATGAAGCTGGAAGGGAGGGTGCGGGTGCTGAAGGTGTTCACCCACAGGGTGGACACTGGGGTGAGGTGTGGAGTGGTGATTGAGGTCACCCGCGGTTCTGTCTTGGGTTTCCACTGCTGATGATGctggctttcttttttttttttttctttatttaacgTAGTACTAGTAAGATTGATGAGTAATGGCTAGGCCAAGCGAAGCCTAGTAGGTAAGGTAACATTTGTTATGGTGTTTGTGCTGTAAATGCATCCAATTAGAAAGTGCACCGCCCCGCCAAAGGGGAAAGAAAACTCTGCACTTTCGGTGTGAGGTGTACCTAACTAGCGAAGGAGAGAGAGGTAGTATTGCAATTTGTAAATTTTAGCAGCAGCAGCTACTGGGTTTtgtatctaaaaaaaaaaaatttccaagaattgTTAATGCATTCCTAACATGGAGTGTAAGCAAGGATTGGTATGGTATGATAGTAAATCCTCCCATCCCATCCCATCCCATCCCATCCTCTTGTAGCCAATTGCGAAAAGTAAACAAACATGAAAGGAATTTGAAGGAGTGCAATGcttatttccttcatttttcatcacaTTGCAGCTGTAAGAGGTGGCTGAATGAGGGAGGCTTCAAGATACAATTTCTACATCCAATTCAGGTCAAACGTCTAACACCAGCACTGTAATGTAATAACCGATGGCCAAGAAAAACTTCGAGCTTGACCAGCCGCAAATTGACTTTCCAAATTCAGCTTCAGAAAGCAAAACGTGCATATGCCAAGGGTCCAATCCATAACTCAAAACTCCCTCCCTCTGAACTGGAAATAGTGGAAACCATCCAACTTTGTGGGATCAAGAGTTACAAGGAGCTGGTAGGTTTTTTCAGCTTCCTCCTCGACCTCTTCCTGGTTCACAACAAGAGCAAGATTATAACATACAAACCGGTAAAAGGAGGTGGGAaaaaaacaaacacaaaaatgGTCGTACTCATCCACAACATATTTAAATTTGCTGTAGAGCCAAAAAGAAGCATGCTGCGCTTTTGTTCAGGCCTGCAGGAGACCAAGTTTACCTTCTGACACGTTTCCTCACACCAAATACCCCTTTCATTAGGCCGTTGATATCCACAGAGCGTTCCCGCATGATCTTGTCATGATATATCTTACTTCCAATTTCGGCAATTAATTCTTCTACTTCTTCCAGTGATTGATCCACATTGAGCTGCACCTCCCCTTTTCTGATAACAGACACACCAAATCCATTGGATTTGGCTTCCCGAAAAGCATCCTGCACACAGTTAGCAACAGTCAGGGCGGGAATGAGAGGGTTGCCTATTTGAACAACAACGATAACTTTCGAGATTTATCTTTGCTGAAAATCCTTACACAGTCACAGAACAAAGTCATCCAGTAGCAGTACA containing:
- the LOC140035794 gene encoding uncharacterized protein, whose product is MMHDPYAPRSKSSSKGRTNLASCIVATVFLLILAAGAVVAYFLLLKPKAPKIAVDAVQFPTFSASNGTVNFTFFQYVTVTNPNRDEFTHYDSSLQLVYFGQPVGLVFIPAGKIQGGRAQHMSAKFNVQSYPLPPAVAARVGDNQAAAAAGGGGGGSVGPMVAGPTMEIETRMKLEGRVRVLKVFTHRVDTGVRCGVVIEVTRGSVLGFHC